Proteins co-encoded in one Salvia splendens isolate huo1 chromosome 4, SspV2, whole genome shotgun sequence genomic window:
- the LOC121800792 gene encoding expansin-A14-like, translating into MDGMVCVGGACGYEDCDKKTYGPHTTALSEALFKGGTTCGACYEIKCGKGSQWCKPGQPTVHVTTTDLCPGGGEGWCNVPKEHFDMSQPAFLKIAEYKGGIVPVKYRRVACKREGGIRFKITGNPYFNMVGITNMGGAGDITKVEVKVGMQWTALKHDYGDRWDTNAALVGKKLTFRITTSNGKTIITEQAAPRNWHFGQTFQGNRLVT; encoded by the exons ATGGATGGTATGGTATGTGTAGGAGGAGCATGCGGGTACGAGGATTGTGACAAGAAAACATACGGTCCACACACTACTGCGTTGAGTGAAGCACTGTTCAAGGGTGGGACGACATGCGGAGCTTGCTACGAGATCAAATGTGGCAAAGGGAGCCAATGGTGCAAACCAGGTCAGCCAACGGTGCATGTTACCACCACGGACCTTTGCCCTGGCGGGGGCGAGGGGTGGTGCAATGTGCCTAAGGAGCACTTTGATATGTCCCAACCCGCGTTCCTCAAGATAGCGGAATACAAGGGTGGTATCGTCCCAGTCAAATATCGCAG AGTTGCATGCAAGAGAGAAGGCGGCATTCGGTTCAAAATAACGGGGAATCCATATTTCAACATGGTCGGGATAACAAACATGGGTGGCGCGGGTGATATAACAAAGGTAGAGGTGAAAGTGGGAATGCAATGGACGGCATTGAAACACGACTACGGCGACAGGTGGGATACCAATGCAGCCCTTGTTGGAAAGAAGCTAACCTTTAGAATCACGACGAGCAACGGAAAAACTATCATCACAGAGCAAGCTGCCCCACGAAACTGGCATTTTGGCCAGACTTTTCAAGGCAATCGCCTCGTGACATGA